A single Streptomyces sp. 2114.4 DNA region contains:
- a CDS encoding ferredoxin produces the protein MTAQDEAPELEVWIDQDLCTGDGICAQYAPEVFELDIDGLAYVKSTEDELLQDKGATTPVPLKLLDDVRDSAKECPGDCIHVRRVKDLVEVYGPDAE, from the coding sequence ATGACCGCGCAGGACGAAGCCCCAGAGCTGGAAGTATGGATCGACCAGGATCTGTGCACCGGGGACGGCATCTGTGCGCAGTACGCGCCGGAGGTCTTCGAGCTCGACATCGACGGGCTGGCTTATGTGAAGAGCACCGAGGACGAGCTGCTGCAGGACAAGGGGGCCACAACCCCCGTCCCGCTGAAGCTGCTCGATGACGTCCGGGACTCCGCGAAGGAGTGCCCCGGGGACTGCATCCACGTCCGCCGCGTCAAGGACCTGGTCGAGGTCTACGGTCCGGACGCGGAGTAG